The following are from one region of the Oryzias melastigma strain HK-1 linkage group LG22, ASM292280v2, whole genome shotgun sequence genome:
- the id3 gene encoding DNA-binding protein inhibitor ID-3, with protein sequence MKAISPVRSVRSCYKAVCCISEQSLAIHRNKHACEDEPVSALCDMNDCYSRLKELVPSIPQNKSVSQVEILQHVIDYIFDLQIALEAVDPSAPEMVLSIKTADITRNFSKEEGRLCH encoded by the exons ATGAAAGCGATCAGTCCCGTGCGCTCGGTGAGAAGCTGCTACAAGGCCGTGTGCTGCATCTCGGAGCAGAGCCTCGCCATCCACCGGAATAAGCACGCCTGCGAGGACGAGCCGGTGAGCGCGCTGTGCGACATGAACGACTGCTACTCCCGGCTGAAGGAGCTGGTCCCGAGCATCCCGCAGAACAAGTCGGTCAGCCAGGTGGAGATCCTGCAGCACGTCATCGACTACATCTTCGACCTGCAGATCGCGCTGGAGGCGGTAGACCCGTCCGCGCCGGAGATGGTTCTGTCGATAAAG ACTGCAGACATCACGCGCAATTTCTCCAAAGAAGAGGGTCGGTTGTGCCACTAG